In one Deltaproteobacteria bacterium genomic region, the following are encoded:
- a CDS encoding TIGR00730 family Rossman fold protein: MASGSPEVVRFFEGPQRRFAELMRATRIFVEFIRGFRALHFVGPCITVFGSARFNETHPYYALGRAVGTELAKAGFTVMTGGGPGIMEAANRGAKEAGGFSVGCNIELPKEQKHNPYLDQWVTFRYFFVRKVMLVKYSYAFVALPGGFGTLDEIFETATLIQTAKIRDFPLVLMGKEFWRPMLEFMQNRLVQEHTIDQADLDRLIVTDSAQEAVAAITAVAKRRFGLTYAPKAKRRWIFGEREVRSNG; this comes from the coding sequence ATGGCTTCCGGCTCGCCCGAGGTGGTGCGCTTTTTCGAAGGGCCGCAGCGCCGTTTTGCCGAGCTGATGCGCGCCACGCGCATCTTCGTTGAGTTCATTCGCGGTTTTCGCGCGCTCCATTTCGTCGGCCCCTGCATCACGGTGTTTGGCTCGGCGCGCTTCAATGAGACCCATCCATACTACGCGTTAGGCCGCGCCGTCGGCACCGAGCTCGCCAAAGCGGGATTTACCGTCATGACCGGCGGTGGCCCGGGCATCATGGAGGCCGCCAACCGCGGCGCCAAAGAGGCCGGAGGTTTTTCGGTGGGCTGCAACATTGAGCTTCCGAAGGAACAGAAGCATAACCCTTACCTGGATCAGTGGGTAACGTTCCGCTACTTTTTCGTTCGCAAAGTGATGCTGGTGAAATATTCCTACGCTTTCGTTGCTCTGCCGGGCGGCTTCGGCACTCTCGACGAGATCTTTGAAACCGCCACGCTGATTCAGACCGCTAAGATTCGCGATTTCCCGTTGGTGTTGATGGGCAAAGAGTTCTGGCGCCCGATGCTGGAATTTATGCAGAACCGCTTGGTGCAAGAGCACACGATAGATCAGGCGGATCTCGATCGTTTGATCGTGACCGACTCCGCGCAAGAGGCGGTCGCCGCTATCACCGCGGTGGCGAAGCGTCGCTTCGGTCTAACCTACGCGCCAAAAGCAAAGCGGCGCTGGATCTTCGGCGAAAGGGAAGTTCGATCTAATGGATGA
- the dnaE gene encoding DNA polymerase III subunit alpha: MEHSRFVHLHCHTEYSLLDGANKVDKLFNRIKALKQPAVAMTDHGNMFGAIEFYREATSHGVKPIIGCEIYVAPTSRFDKKGVDKGPKEYNNHLILLAMNKEGYRNLCKLVSLGYMEGFYYKPRIDKDLLKELNGGLIALSACLQGEVSQALNYGNYEKAKAAVEQYASIFGDRYYIEIQDNKLPEQEKVNRLLVELAKDTSIPVVATNDCHYGEREDFHAHDVLLCVQTGKTLDEPNRLKLETDELFLKSAEEMAKGFDYCPGAVERTLEIANRCNLEIEFGKYHFPTFTPPKEVSLDDYLDELARQGLAERLEGVTDEKLRKEYLERLEYELGVIKDMQFPGYFLVVADFINYAKQNGVPVGPGRGSSAGSLVAYALRITDLDPIRHVLLFERFLNPERKSMPDIDVDFCIRGRAKVIQYVKEKYGADRVAQIATFGTMKAKAAIKDVGRALGFSFAEADAIAKLIPAPKQGFDYPLTEAMKMEPRLPELIKNDARVKTLMDHALRLEGLVRHASTHAAGVVLSNLPLVDHLPLFVDKEGGIVTQYEMTWVEKIGLVKFDFLGLKTLTLIHDCLKLIEVTRGVKVDLDKLPLDDKKTYRTLCQGNTTGIFQLESTGIREMTVRIKPNCFEDLVAILALYRPGPLDSGMAEDYIKRKNGKEKIKYLHPLLENILKDTYGVIVYQEQVMQTAQILAGYTMGDADILRRAMGKKDPEEMAAQRERFVTGALAKKIEQAKATEIFDQMETFARYGFNKSHSAAYALVSYQTAYLKTHYPVEFMAALLTSEMGDTDKVIKNLAECRGKDIEVLAPDVNESLSDFTPVGEKIRFGLAGVKNVGEKAVESILESRRADGPFESLFDFCRRVDMAAVNRRVIESLIKCGAFDSTQVSRARMIGVLDDAMKVGQAHRRDQASNQIDIFAMLGTPSKTAKKAGESYPSVIEWSQQEALGYEKEALGFYISGHPLDKYERALKKISSGAVAALKEKATPGEVRVGGVVSALRLRNTKKGDRYASFNLEDKSGFIEVLCWPEAYKKCAELLGADDPIYVKGKLEVGEERIQIIANEITALAEASKNPKSNVPSQIAEKVDLYVREDQVSPDELIRLRDTLLGYPGRATVFLHLLSSDSGETVIELPDQVKVYSTPELEATVEQLFGARVSFQPVAI; this comes from the coding sequence ATGGAACACTCCCGCTTTGTTCATTTACACTGCCATACTGAATACAGCCTCCTCGACGGCGCTAACAAAGTCGACAAGCTTTTTAATCGGATCAAAGCGCTAAAGCAGCCGGCGGTGGCGATGACCGACCATGGCAACATGTTCGGTGCCATCGAGTTTTACCGCGAAGCGACCAGCCACGGGGTCAAGCCGATTATCGGCTGTGAAATTTATGTTGCGCCGACCAGCCGCTTTGACAAAAAGGGCGTCGACAAGGGCCCCAAAGAATACAACAACCACTTGATCCTCCTGGCGATGAACAAGGAGGGTTATCGCAATCTTTGCAAACTGGTTTCCTTGGGCTACATGGAGGGGTTTTATTACAAGCCGCGCATCGATAAGGATCTGCTCAAGGAACTCAACGGCGGTTTGATCGCTTTGAGCGCCTGCCTGCAAGGCGAAGTTTCCCAGGCGCTCAACTACGGCAACTATGAAAAGGCCAAAGCTGCGGTCGAACAGTACGCGTCGATTTTCGGCGACCGCTACTACATCGAGATTCAGGACAACAAATTGCCCGAGCAAGAGAAGGTCAATCGGCTGCTGGTCGAATTGGCCAAGGACACCTCGATCCCAGTGGTCGCCACCAACGATTGCCATTACGGCGAGCGCGAGGATTTTCATGCGCACGATGTCTTGCTTTGCGTGCAGACCGGCAAGACGCTCGATGAACCGAATCGATTGAAGCTGGAGACCGACGAACTTTTTCTAAAATCTGCCGAGGAGATGGCTAAGGGTTTTGATTATTGCCCCGGTGCGGTCGAGCGGACGCTGGAGATTGCCAATCGCTGCAATCTGGAGATCGAGTTCGGCAAGTATCATTTTCCGACCTTTACTCCGCCTAAGGAAGTTAGCCTCGACGACTATCTCGACGAGCTGGCGCGTCAGGGTTTGGCGGAGCGGCTCGAAGGGGTGACCGACGAGAAGCTGCGCAAGGAATATTTAGAACGCTTGGAATATGAGCTTGGCGTTATCAAGGACATGCAATTTCCCGGCTATTTCTTGGTCGTCGCCGACTTCATCAATTATGCCAAACAAAATGGCGTTCCGGTGGGACCGGGGCGCGGCTCTTCGGCCGGCAGCCTGGTGGCCTACGCGCTGCGCATTACCGATCTCGACCCGATTCGCCATGTGCTTTTGTTTGAGCGTTTCTTGAATCCTGAGCGCAAGTCGATGCCCGATATCGATGTCGATTTCTGCATCCGTGGGCGCGCCAAGGTTATTCAATACGTTAAAGAAAAATATGGCGCGGATCGCGTCGCGCAAATTGCGACCTTTGGAACCATGAAAGCCAAGGCGGCGATCAAAGACGTTGGCCGGGCGTTGGGTTTCTCATTCGCCGAAGCCGATGCCATAGCCAAATTGATTCCGGCACCGAAGCAGGGCTTCGATTACCCGCTGACAGAAGCGATGAAAATGGAGCCGCGCCTGCCCGAGCTGATAAAAAATGACGCGCGGGTGAAGACTCTAATGGATCACGCGCTGCGGCTCGAAGGGCTGGTGCGCCACGCGTCGACGCATGCGGCCGGAGTGGTTTTGTCAAACTTGCCGCTGGTCGATCACTTGCCGCTGTTTGTCGATAAAGAAGGCGGCATCGTCACCCAGTATGAAATGACCTGGGTGGAAAAAATCGGTTTGGTTAAGTTCGATTTTCTTGGCTTAAAGACACTAACGCTGATTCATGATTGCTTGAAATTGATCGAAGTGACGCGCGGCGTCAAAGTCGATCTCGACAAACTGCCGCTCGACGATAAGAAAACCTACCGCACGCTCTGCCAGGGTAACACGACCGGGATATTCCAACTGGAAAGCACCGGCATCCGTGAAATGACCGTGCGCATCAAGCCCAACTGTTTCGAGGATCTGGTCGCGATCCTGGCGCTCTATCGGCCGGGGCCGCTCGATAGCGGCATGGCGGAAGACTACATCAAGCGCAAAAACGGCAAAGAAAAAATTAAATATTTGCATCCGCTCCTAGAGAACATTTTGAAAGACACCTACGGCGTCATTGTCTACCAAGAGCAGGTCATGCAGACCGCGCAGATTCTCGCGGGCTATACGATGGGCGACGCCGATATCCTGCGGCGCGCCATGGGTAAGAAAGACCCCGAAGAGATGGCGGCACAGCGCGAGCGCTTTGTCACCGGCGCGCTGGCGAAGAAAATCGAGCAAGCAAAGGCGACGGAAATCTTCGATCAGATGGAGACCTTCGCGCGCTACGGTTTCAACAAATCCCACTCGGCCGCCTATGCGTTGGTCTCCTATCAAACCGCCTATTTGAAGACCCATTACCCGGTCGAGTTTATGGCCGCGCTGCTCACCTCGGAAATGGGCGACACCGACAAAGTCATCAAGAACCTGGCGGAATGCCGTGGCAAGGACATCGAAGTGCTGGCACCGGATGTCAATGAGAGTTTGTCGGATTTCACACCGGTGGGTGAGAAAATTCGTTTTGGCTTGGCGGGCGTGAAAAACGTCGGCGAGAAGGCGGTGGAGTCGATCCTGGAAAGTCGTAGGGCGGATGGCCCCTTCGAATCGCTCTTCGATTTTTGCCGGCGCGTCGACATGGCCGCGGTCAACCGGCGCGTGATCGAGAGCTTGATCAAGTGTGGCGCCTTCGATTCGACCCAAGTCTCGCGGGCGCGCATGATCGGCGTCCTGGACGACGCGATGAAAGTTGGGCAAGCGCATCGGCGCGATCAGGCGAGCAATCAAATCGATATTTTCGCCATGCTCGGCACGCCGAGCAAAACTGCGAAAAAAGCCGGTGAATCGTATCCCTCGGTGATAGAATGGTCACAGCAGGAAGCGTTGGGCTATGAAAAGGAAGCGCTGGGCTTCTATATCAGCGGCCATCCGTTGGACAAATACGAGCGCGCGCTGAAAAAGATTAGCAGCGGCGCGGTTGCTGCTCTCAAAGAGAAAGCCACGCCGGGCGAGGTACGGGTTGGCGGGGTGGTCTCAGCACTGCGCTTGCGCAATACCAAGAAGGGCGACCGCTACGCCAGTTTCAATCTCGAAGATAAGTCCGGTTTCATCGAAGTGCTGTGCTGGCCCGAAGCGTACAAAAAATGCGCCGAATTGCTCGGCGCGGATGATCCCATCTACGTCAAGGGCAAGCTCGAAGTCGGCGAGGAGCGCATTCAGATCATCGCCAACGAAATTACTGCGTTGGCCGAGGCGTCGAAAAATCCCAAGAGCAATGTGCCGAGCCAGATCGCTGAAAAAGTCGACCTCTACGTGCGCGAAGATCAAGTCTCACCCGATGAATTGATTCGTTTGCGCGACACGCTGCTGGGTTATCCCGGCCGCGCGACGGTGTTTCTCCATCTGCTTTCTAGCGATAGCGGCGAAACCGTCATCGAGTTGCCTGACCAAGTGAAAGTTTACTCGACGCCCGAGCTCGAAGCCACCGTAGAACAACTCTTCGGTGCGCGCGTCAGTTTTCAACCCGTGGCGATTTGA
- the hflX gene encoding GTPase HflX, with translation MKPSVYHRQHEPEKAVLIGVEVPRREHQVPLDYSLAELERLTETAGAKVVRQFTQQLKSVTPATLMGRGKVEEIQSSLPALHADLVIVDEDLTPAQQRNLETAFKIRVIDRSQLILDIFAQRARSNEGKLQVELAQLEYLMPRLTRQWTHLSRLGGGIGTRGPGETQLEVDRRRIRERISHLKQRLKTVERTRTLQRKERDEFPFATLALVGYTNAGKSTLMNSLTRAGVFVEDKLFATLDPTTRALRLPNGDKVMIVDTVGFINKIPHSLIEAFKSTLEEVTRADLLLHLVDMANPLFEEQIEIIEKVLGEIGAGEIPSILVPNKIDIVTEVPLAALRQRGAAVVCPISAKTGAGIDRLLASLGAILDRSKEPFTARFTQAQAGLVSLLRERGRIVSERYDEDAIHITALVTPKLAGQIRKLLVAQA, from the coding sequence TTGAAGCCCTCCGTCTATCACCGCCAGCACGAACCTGAGAAAGCCGTTTTGATCGGCGTCGAGGTGCCTAGGCGCGAGCATCAGGTGCCCCTCGATTACAGTTTGGCCGAGCTCGAACGCTTGACTGAAACCGCGGGTGCCAAGGTGGTGCGTCAATTTACCCAGCAGTTAAAGTCGGTAACGCCGGCGACGCTGATGGGGCGCGGCAAAGTCGAAGAGATTCAGTCATCGCTGCCTGCGCTGCACGCCGACCTGGTGATTGTCGATGAAGATTTGACGCCGGCGCAGCAGCGCAATCTTGAAACCGCTTTCAAGATTCGCGTCATCGACCGCAGCCAGTTGATCCTCGACATTTTCGCCCAGCGGGCGCGCAGCAACGAAGGCAAGCTGCAAGTGGAGCTGGCCCAGCTCGAATATCTAATGCCGCGCTTGACGCGGCAGTGGACCCACTTGTCACGTCTAGGCGGCGGCATCGGCACGAGGGGACCCGGTGAAACCCAGTTGGAAGTTGACCGCCGGCGCATTCGCGAGCGCATCAGCCACTTAAAGCAGCGCCTAAAGACCGTCGAGCGGACTCGGACGTTGCAGCGCAAAGAACGCGATGAATTCCCCTTCGCGACTTTAGCCCTGGTCGGCTACACAAACGCCGGCAAATCGACGCTCATGAATAGTTTGACCCGCGCCGGCGTCTTTGTCGAAGACAAGTTGTTTGCCACGCTCGATCCAACCACGCGGGCGCTGCGGTTGCCCAACGGCGACAAGGTGATGATCGTCGACACGGTCGGTTTCATCAACAAGATTCCGCACTCGCTGATTGAGGCTTTCAAAAGCACATTGGAGGAAGTGACGCGGGCCGATTTGTTGCTGCATCTGGTTGACATGGCCAATCCTTTGTTTGAAGAGCAGATCGAGATCATAGAAAAAGTGCTGGGTGAAATTGGCGCCGGGGAAATTCCGTCGATCCTCGTGCCCAACAAGATCGACATCGTGACTGAAGTGCCGCTGGCGGCCTTGCGGCAGCGCGGTGCCGCCGTTGTTTGTCCAATTTCAGCGAAGACCGGTGCCGGTATCGATCGCTTGTTGGCCTCGCTCGGGGCGATACTGGATCGCAGCAAGGAGCCTTTCACCGCACGCTTCACTCAGGCTCAAGCCGGGCTGGTTTCGTTGCTGCGCGAGCGCGGCCGCATTGTCAGTGAACGGTACGATGAGGACGCCATTCACATTACGGCTCTGGTAACGCCTAAACTGGCGGGACAAATTCGTAAGCTCCTAGTAGCTCAAGCCTAA
- a CDS encoding CDP-alcohol phosphatidyltransferase family protein: protein MLNLPNFLTLIRILSIPFFLVFLAYHRYLEALLIFIFGGITDCLDGLAARWMKQQTPLGAFLDPVADKLLVLSSYLMLSFIEGIPMWLAVVVISRDAMIVLGFCLIYLLLEEKPEIKPTRIGKWSTTFQLLTLGVALALLHDKTIVPQLVLDGLIAATSLATIVSGLQYLYRGFVWFQKKAPSLGPFS from the coding sequence ATGCTCAATCTGCCGAACTTTCTCACGCTGATCCGCATTTTGTCGATTCCGTTTTTTTTGGTCTTTTTGGCATATCACCGCTACCTTGAAGCGCTGCTGATTTTTATCTTCGGCGGCATCACCGATTGCCTTGATGGTTTGGCAGCGCGTTGGATGAAACAACAGACGCCGCTTGGCGCGTTTTTGGATCCGGTGGCGGATAAACTGTTGGTTCTCTCTTCTTATTTAATGCTGAGCTTCATCGAAGGCATCCCAATGTGGCTTGCGGTTGTCGTTATCAGCCGCGATGCGATGATCGTCTTGGGCTTTTGTCTGATCTATCTTTTGCTTGAAGAAAAACCTGAGATTAAGCCGACAAGGATTGGGAAGTGGAGCACAACTTTTCAGCTGCTTACCCTCGGTGTGGCGCTCGCCTTGTTGCACGACAAAACCATCGTGCCGCAACTTGTGCTCGATGGTTTGATTGCCGCCACAAGCCTTGCAACCATTGTTTCTGGTTTGCAGTATCTCTATCGCGGCTTTGTCTGGTTCCAGAAAAAGGCTCCTTCGCTGGGGCCTTTTAGTTGA
- the thrS gene encoding threonine--tRNA ligase, with protein sequence MDSLRVTFADGKSVEVQAGTRVVELAAAAGAKNLVAAKVDGQVVDLNRPLDKDCAVDWVVPESKEGLDVLRHSTAHLMAQAVQSLFPGTQVTIGPVIENGFYYDFKRDQPFTPEDLESIEKRMQELAKANLKVVREELARSEAIQLFRNMGESYKVEIIEGIPGETVSLYRQGEWVDLCRGPHVPSTGAIKAFKLTSIAGAYWRGDANNEQLQRIYGTSWANKKDLEAYLKRIEEAKQRDHRRLGPALDLFSLHPIAPGSPFFHPKGTIIYNLLVQYIRDLYKRYGYSEVVTPLIYKTDLWKTSGHYESFRDDMFLMHIHDGEYGVKPMNCPGHCYLFASKRYSYRDLPIRFADFSRLHRFEPSGVLSGLTRVRSFAQDDAHIYCTPDQLDGEMEQFVAMTKEVYRTFGFDRIEVTLQTRPEKFLGRIELWDAAEAALRRCLEKAGFAVEVLPGEGAFYGPKIGFDFKDVLERTWTLATVQIDCAMPERFGLRYVTPEGNEATPVMLHRAVLGSIERFIAILLEHCAGALPLWLAPVQLRLLTVTDDHKEYAKKVLDRLQQQGWRAELDGRNEKLGFKIREAQLAKIPYAVVIGDKEVEAQTVAPRRRGGENLAPMAVAEFLEKLGAEVAQERGQA encoded by the coding sequence ATGGATAGTCTGCGTGTGACATTTGCCGACGGTAAGTCCGTCGAGGTTCAAGCTGGCACTCGGGTGGTCGAGTTGGCAGCAGCGGCCGGCGCGAAGAATCTGGTTGCTGCCAAGGTCGACGGTCAAGTTGTCGACTTGAATCGGCCGCTCGACAAAGATTGCGCGGTCGACTGGGTCGTGCCCGAAAGCAAAGAGGGCCTCGATGTGCTGCGCCATTCGACGGCGCACCTGATGGCCCAAGCGGTGCAGAGTTTATTCCCCGGCACCCAGGTCACCATCGGGCCGGTCATCGAAAATGGCTTTTACTATGACTTCAAGCGCGACCAGCCGTTTACGCCGGAAGACCTGGAGTCGATCGAAAAACGCATGCAGGAACTGGCCAAGGCCAATCTTAAAGTTGTGCGCGAGGAATTGGCGCGCAGCGAAGCGATCCAACTGTTTCGCAACATGGGCGAGAGCTACAAAGTCGAAATCATCGAAGGCATCCCCGGCGAGACCGTGTCCCTCTATCGCCAAGGCGAATGGGTCGATCTGTGCCGCGGTCCGCACGTGCCAAGCACGGGGGCGATCAAAGCTTTCAAGCTGACCAGCATTGCCGGCGCCTACTGGCGCGGCGATGCGAACAACGAACAGCTCCAGCGCATTTACGGCACCAGCTGGGCCAACAAGAAAGACTTGGAGGCTTATCTCAAGCGTATCGAAGAAGCCAAACAGCGCGATCATCGCCGCCTGGGGCCGGCGCTCGATCTGTTTTCGCTCCACCCGATTGCGCCGGGCTCACCGTTTTTCCACCCAAAGGGAACGATCATCTATAACCTTTTGGTGCAGTACATTCGCGATCTGTACAAGCGCTACGGTTACTCGGAAGTAGTGACGCCGCTGATCTACAAGACGGATTTATGGAAGACCTCGGGGCATTATGAATCGTTTCGCGACGACATGTTTTTGATGCACATCCACGACGGTGAATACGGCGTCAAGCCGATGAACTGCCCGGGCCATTGTTATTTATTCGCCTCGAAGAGATATTCTTATCGCGATTTGCCGATTCGCTTTGCCGACTTTAGTCGCTTGCATCGCTTCGAGCCGTCGGGCGTGCTCTCTGGGTTGACCCGGGTGCGTTCGTTCGCCCAGGATGACGCTCATATTTATTGCACGCCGGATCAACTCGACGGCGAGATGGAACAGTTCGTTGCCATGACCAAGGAAGTCTATCGGACTTTTGGTTTTGACCGCATCGAGGTGACGCTGCAAACCCGCCCGGAAAAGTTTCTCGGTCGCATCGAGCTGTGGGACGCTGCCGAAGCGGCCCTGCGGCGTTGTTTAGAAAAAGCTGGTTTCGCGGTCGAAGTGTTGCCCGGCGAAGGTGCTTTCTACGGGCCGAAGATCGGCTTCGATTTCAAAGATGTGTTGGAACGCACCTGGACCTTGGCGACGGTGCAGATCGATTGCGCCATGCCGGAGCGTTTCGGCTTAAGATACGTAACACCGGAAGGCAACGAAGCAACGCCGGTGATGCTGCACCGCGCGGTGCTCGGATCGATCGAGCGCTTTATCGCGATTTTGCTGGAACATTGCGCCGGCGCCCTTCCACTCTGGTTGGCGCCCGTGCAGCTGCGTCTTTTGACCGTTACCGATGATCATAAAGAATATGCTAAGAAGGTGCTTGACCGACTGCAGCAGCAGGGCTGGCGCGCCGAGCTCGACGGCCGCAATGAAAAGCTCGGCTTTAAAATTCGCGAAGCCCAGTTGGCGAAAATCCCCTATGCGGTGGTGATCGGCGACAAGGAGGTCGAGGCGCAAACGGTGGCGCCGCGCCGGCGCGGCGGGGAAAACCTTGCGCCCATGGCGGTGGCTGAGTTTCTCGAAAAGCTCGGCGCCGAGGTTGCGCAGGAAAGGGGACAAGCATAA
- a CDS encoding translation initiation factor IF-3, with protein sequence MRGRCFIAREARINHQIRAREVRVIGANGEQLGVMPLHEALKQVEALELDLVEVAAEANPPVCRMMDYGKFRYEQKKKAHGPKKHTVVEIKEVKMGSRTDSHDVEHKVKNIRQFIEKGQRVKVSVFFRGREITHPELGKEMLRGVVDQIQDIAKVDIEPRLEGRSMAMLLTPK encoded by the coding sequence ATTCGAGGGAGGTGCTTTATCGCTAGAGAAGCGAGAATCAATCATCAAATTCGCGCGCGTGAAGTCCGCGTCATTGGCGCCAACGGAGAGCAGCTGGGCGTCATGCCGCTGCACGAAGCGTTAAAGCAGGTCGAGGCGCTTGAGCTCGATTTGGTAGAAGTGGCGGCGGAGGCCAATCCGCCGGTTTGCCGGATGATGGACTATGGCAAGTTCCGCTACGAGCAAAAAAAGAAAGCGCACGGCCCGAAAAAGCACACCGTCGTCGAGATCAAAGAAGTGAAAATGGGCTCGCGCACCGACAGCCACGACGTCGAGCACAAAGTAAAAAACATTCGCCAGTTCATCGAGAAGGGGCAGCGGGTCAAAGTCTCGGTGTTCTTTCGCGGCCGGGAAATCACCCATCCCGAGTTGGGCAAGGAGATGCTGCGCGGGGTGGTCGACCAAATACAAGATATCGCCAAGGTCGATATCGAGCCGCGCCTCGAAGGCCGCAGCATGGCGATGTTGCTCACGCCGAAATGA
- the rpmI gene encoding 50S ribosomal protein L35 — protein MPKIKTNRAAAKRFRVTASGKVKRNKGFKSHILSTKGKKRKRQLRQGTTVAAVDERNIKKLIPYL, from the coding sequence GTGCCGAAAATAAAAACCAACCGCGCCGCCGCCAAACGATTTCGGGTCACGGCCAGCGGCAAAGTGAAACGCAACAAAGGCTTCAAGAGTCATATTCTTTCGACCAAAGGAAAGAAGCGCAAACGGCAGCTGCGCCAGGGAACAACCGTGGCGGCAGTGGACGAGCGCAATATCAAAAAACTAATTCCGTATCTGTAG
- the rplT gene encoding 50S ribosomal protein L20, giving the protein MPRAKGGPKSRSRRKKIMKMAKGYTGGRGRLYRMARETVERAGMFAYRDRKVKKRTFRGLWITRIGAAAQSNGISYSQLMRGLKQAGIELNRKVLSEIAAADAAGFGQLAAAAKSHLGA; this is encoded by the coding sequence GTGCCTAGAGCTAAAGGTGGACCAAAGTCGAGAAGTCGACGCAAGAAAATAATGAAAATGGCCAAGGGCTACACCGGCGGCCGCGGCCGTTTGTACCGGATGGCCCGTGAAACGGTGGAGCGCGCCGGCATGTTTGCTTACCGCGACCGCAAGGTGAAGAAGCGGACGTTTCGCGGTCTATGGATTACCCGCATTGGCGCCGCGGCGCAGTCCAACGGAATTTCTTACAGCCAGTTGATGCGCGGCCTGAAGCAGGCGGGGATTGAGTTGAACCGCAAGGTGTTGTCTGAAATCGCTGCCGCCGATGCCGCAGGCTTCGGCCAACTGGCCGCTGCGGCAAAATCTCACCTGGGCGCCTAA
- the pheS gene encoding phenylalanine--tRNA ligase subunit alpha, which yields MNDSLESFRGEVLDRIQQANREADIEQLRVEVLGRSGSLTLRLRGLKDLPAEERPRAGQELNQLRQALEAELEERLRVVKERRQAQALQAERLDVTLPGTRWERGRLHPLTLVIDEIIDIFAGMGFEVARGPDIEDDYHNFEALNFPKDHPARDMQDTFFVAGDRLLRTHTSPVQIRTMESRQPPLQVIVPGAVYRHDDDATHAPMFHQVEGFMVDKNISFANLKGVLTHFLKQIFGRDLAVRFRPSFFPFTEPSAEIDIQCVICGGGGKMASGQSCRVCKTSGWLEILGAGMIDPNVFKFVGYDPENVSGFAFGMGVERIAMLKYGIDDIRLFFANDLRFLRQFG from the coding sequence ATGAACGATTCCCTGGAATCTTTCCGCGGAGAGGTTCTGGACCGAATCCAGCAAGCGAACCGTGAAGCAGATATCGAGCAGCTGCGCGTCGAAGTGCTCGGCCGCAGCGGCAGCTTGACGCTGCGGCTGCGCGGCTTAAAAGACCTGCCGGCCGAAGAGCGCCCGCGCGCCGGACAGGAGCTAAACCAGCTGCGCCAGGCCCTGGAAGCCGAGCTCGAAGAGCGGCTGCGCGTGGTCAAAGAGCGTCGCCAAGCCCAAGCGCTGCAGGCGGAGCGGCTGGACGTCACTTTGCCGGGCACGCGCTGGGAACGCGGCCGGCTCCACCCGCTGACGCTGGTGATCGATGAGATCATCGATATTTTCGCCGGCATGGGCTTTGAGGTCGCCCGCGGCCCTGACATCGAAGACGACTATCACAATTTCGAGGCGCTCAACTTTCCGAAGGATCATCCGGCGCGCGACATGCAAGACACGTTTTTCGTCGCCGGCGATCGGCTGCTGCGCACCCACACGTCGCCGGTGCAGATTCGCACCATGGAGTCGCGTCAACCGCCGCTGCAGGTCATTGTTCCGGGCGCTGTCTATCGTCACGATGACGACGCCACCCACGCGCCGATGTTTCATCAGGTCGAAGGCTTCATGGTCGACAAGAACATCAGCTTTGCCAACTTGAAAGGCGTGCTGACCCATTTTCTCAAGCAGATTTTCGGCCGCGATCTGGCGGTCAGATTCCGGCCGAGCTTTTTTCCATTTACCGAGCCGAGCGCTGAGATCGACATCCAATGCGTTATCTGCGGCGGTGGCGGCAAGATGGCCAGCGGCCAAAGCTGCCGGGTCTGCAAAACCAGCGGTTGGCTCGAAATCCTCGGCGCCGGCATGATCGATCCCAACGTTTTCAAGTTCGTCGGCTACGATCCGGAGAACGTTTCCGGCTTTGCCTTCGGCATGGGGGTCGAGCGCATCGCTATGCTGAAGTATGGCATCGATGATATCAGGCTGTTCTTCGCCAACGATTTGAGGTTTTTGCGGCAATTCGGTTAA